The region ttctttatttatttttattaattgtaCAGCGCACATTAGGTACACTCAACACAGATCTCTGGAGGGCAGAGGAGACGACGATTCTTAGTTTTGGAATACATAATGGTGTTtagaatattatttactcGTTACTTggttaatgtgtaactataCAATTGTTCCCATCAACAACAGAATTGGAATGAGTTCCATCCCCGTGCTTATTCCATCGTCTTctacaaataatttttttttgCGTTCCGCTAACCTCCTTCTtgattgtaaataatatctaatattttaaattctacTACATTGTCTGTTTTTATGGGCACATCGGTGTTTTCATCGATTTTTAACCAATATCCGTTAATTTCATcactaaattataaattaaaaatcaaaggtatttattcaaacttactatttatatgtttCTGGTAACAAATTAGGTATTACGTGAATATCACTAAAGAATCCGGTCGATACTAAAATGCCATCATTAGATGAATACAAGTAAGCATTAGAAATTTACGTATCTAATAAAAACTATTGTTACGCAACACACTCTCGATATTAACTTTTatgtaataattataaaagtTTAATAATGTGTTCGTTCATACGTAAATACTCTGATAGGCCTATGTTTAACTTACGCTTAATAAAATTCctattgtacaaaattACGTTCGCTTTGAACACTTCATTTATCACTGGCGAGAATACCAGCAGCTTAAATATCAGTTTATAGTGTGCCGATCCGTCGTTTGGAAGAATCCGAGATTCgcattttaaaaaatccCCGTCCAGAGCAATTGCAAGTCCGACTCCGTGAACGACCTACATTACCGTTATTTATCTTTCAACTATTTTAACCTTgtttatgtatttgtttGACAGTTTTTGGAATAGTATGTTTCGCTTGTCCCCTACGTACTCCGACACATTAAGGGTGACAATATCTTCAATTACGAACACTTTAAACatgatataataatatacatatagtCAGAGGCAgtagaataaatattatgaattGCTAACTCTCAGCACTGCGTTCATCAGGTACGGTAGTGTTAGCACGAATGTGTATCTTGGTTAATGCAAACACGGATTAAGTAAAGCCACATTATTCTCATGAGCTAGATAACACGCTCTTGTAGATGTATCTTCTATTGTACAGTCTTTTTACCAGGTTCTTATATCTCGAATTGAGCGTTGGCGGCGGCGGAAGAAGCCCTCTTCTGTATATTGATTTGTACACGTTTTTGACCGGATTCTCATCAACATTTTGGATATTCTTGattgatatattttttggtGCCTTATCATCTGCACTTTCTTCCTTCTCATCCTTCTTTTcacttattatttcttcATTTAGAATCACCTCCGGGGGATCTTTGTAAAACTTTTTATTCCCAATTTTCGTAGGAATCTCGCCAGAAATCAATCTATTTAGGTATCTTTTGAATTTTTTGACATCATCTCCATGTTTACTGCTCGAGTCCAGTTTCTTTATTGCGGTATTCAACTTCTTTATGTGGTCGACGTCATTTTTCAACTTCTTAATGCTTTTAATCACCATCTTCTTtctattttcttctttGAGCGcctttaatttatttctttCCGTTCTAGACTTTCTTTTTTGAACCTTCTTGCCTTCCATCACCTCATCTTCCAACTCATCTGTGTCGTTCGTTGACTCCAACTCTTTGACTTGATCGTCATCCACATTCTCCGATTTCAATGCTGATGCTCTTTcgaatatatttttgtgtgtGTTGAGCAATTTTCCATCTGCGATTTCGTCCTTTTTGCTTAAATTGATTATGTTCACGCTGTGGTTGATTAGTGACACATAATCGTCCGGCTTCGGGTTATAACTCTGACCAGGGTGCGGCATTTCAACTGCCGGTATTagttgatttatatttttaattttattgatcTTCTTTCCGCCATCTTCATAAATAGCGTCGTTCCAAATATCATCAACATCCTAATGTGTACATTTTCTATTGATTGAAACTAACCTTGTCATTATTGCATTCTTTTGCATCATTTAGGTCATTACCAATATTGCTTGCAATAACTGCATCAATGTTTATGGCATCTGCTGTGGAATCTGCATCTATCAACATCTTATCGCTTAACAGCAATttcctcttcagcttcttcagttTCGCTACTTCCGggctgtttttaattttaaagtgTTTCGATTTCCTTGTTTCAATCGATTTCGGTTCCTTTAACGATAACTTTCCTACAATATCAATGTAACATTTATCATTcacatttttgtttaataaatcaacaaatgggtactaatatttgtattttacttaaatatttattttatgttcaaTTCTATTACCTATTATgtcatatttaaacaatgaTTCCGGTTTCAGTTGCTTATCCTTGTTTACGTAGGAATCTATGTATTTATCATCGATCGATGAGTTTATTCTCTTCTTAATCCTCTTACTTTTCTTCgacattttaaatctattttataaacacaaattttaattattttatgaatatattataaattcacACCAACATTACTACCTTACGTAGGGCATGGGTACTATCTTTTACTATACATCTCCTTCTTTCTCGCCTTCCTCAGGTTCGTTTTTTTCCGTTCTACTCTTCTTCTATCTATTGATACTAGGTCGAACTTTCGCAAGATTGGCTTCAGCTTCGGCGACAGGATTCTGTACAGGTACTTGACCAGTGCGTGCCTGATTGCTACGCTTTGTCCCGATATTCCTCCTCCGTGCGCTTTTGCCACTATGTTAAAGTTCCTCTTTAGCCTCAGGCTCGACAGCGGCTCCAGAATTTCTCTCAGTCTGAACTCGTTATAGCACACATATTGGTATCCGTCtttgttatttatgatTATGTTTCCGTTTCCTGGCTCCAGGTATACCATTGCTTGTcccctcttcttctttcctcGTTCGTACAACTTCGTTCTTATTTCATATCTCGGCAGGTTTTTCCATTTTTCCAGATAATCTTCCTCGCCATTCTCATTAATACCATCACTTCTACTTTCCACTGAATCATCTACACTGCCATTCATTTCCATATCACTACCTTCACTTCCGTGATCTATGTCACTTATTGGCTCCGGCGGCTTCGTGTGTGTTGGAAATGTTGCTGCTTTCAGGTACTTACTTCTCGATTTATACTTTCTATATGTTGGCAGTGGCCCCAAGTCCCTCGTGTTGTGCATTTCCAGGTACGTGCTCAACAGCTTCCTCAGCAGCACCGGTTCAGTGTTGCTGTACGGGTATATCAAGTCATTCTCCGGTTCGTGGATCCCCTTTAAACTTGCGTACTTTTCATAGTACTTTTGATCCTTGTCCACCAGCGGGTTACCATTTTCATCATActcatcttcatcttcgaaTAGGTACTTTGGCTGGTTAAAGTTAAGTAATAGTGACAAATCGTGCATCGGTGGCGACGgtgtgttatttttatttgggTCATTCTTTATCAACTCCACTAACCTATCCATCAGTGTTGGCAGTAGTGATATGAAGTACTCTCTCAACTTTTCTGTGTGGTCTCTGCTAGGCGGAAACGGCCTTTCTATCTTTTTTGTGTATTCATAGttcaaataaaaacttGGTTTTTCCTCGTTTTTGTTATGATAGCTGAACAGGTCATACTTGTAGTCGTTTATGTACTTCAAATAGTACTGCAGGTGTCCGTGCGAGTCAAACATGAAGTAGTTTGGATTGATTTTAGATAATGGTACATCGTCCTTTCTATTTGCCTTTGATTGACCATGATTTACATTCTCTGATTCTTCATCAACCTGTTTTTCATCAAACTGTTTTTCATCAACTGTTTCTGAATCTGATTCTAAATCTGGAAAGTGTTCAAACGGCTCGTAGTTTCCCTTAAATATCTTACGCACGTCTTCGACCTTTTTCCTATCTTTCAGTATGTCATACATCTTTTCTGGCTcaacttcatcttcttcatcctcCCGTGTTGTGTATCTTTTTTCTGTGCTTTCTGCTAGTTTTCCCATTGTTTCATATGACGACTTCAAATACGGTCCTTCCATCCTTTTCACTTCAGATAGGCCATCATCGTCATATAATGAGCCTTCAAGTCCGTAGTCAATTCCTTGCGATACTATTTCTGCCGATTTAAAGAAGTTGTAGTTGCGCGGGTATTCTAAAAAGTCTGCGATAGTTTTACATCCTTCCGGCAACTCCCTGTTGTATTCACTAAGTGAGTATGATGGCCCTTTATATAATGCAAAACTATCTACCATCTTCTTATACGTTTCTGGATCGAATTCGAACTTATCAAAGTCcaaattatttttcttttctcCAGATTTTTGAGAACTATCATTCGGTAAGAAATCCACATTCTCAGAATCATTTTTGTTATCTAAGTCTAAATATACAGAATTATTATCATCTTCTGAATTGAGTGAGTATGTTTGATTATCTTCATCAGAAGAATCTACATTTATTCGgttgtttaataaaaaattacctTCCTTTTTGGAATACTTGAGTGTGTCTATTTTACAAGGCGATctaaataaacataaattattaaacatCAATAATTAAACAATTACCTATAAATGTGTGACTTTAAGATAAACAATCCCTTAGAGGAAACGATAAAACAATAGGAAGGACATGGTATGGTAcaaaatatcaaaaatatcaaaacAAATCGTTTAAATCTAAATATATTATGATTTAACATATCtacaatttaattaaaactcaattatttaaaatcatttcaaaaatgtgttaaaatatCAAGTGTTTAGACCTATATAAGTGAGGGGGAACTCATTTCGGAATTTAAAAGCGTTATACatgtatgtaaatataaatcaatataacacaaatattaattaatatataaattaaaatgattgGTAGTTTAAAGATGTTTGGgtgtataaaatgtttaaatgataaatacacaaatatgaccacatatattaaatgtttaataaattcaattgtaatacatatttgttattcaAACAATGCCAAAATATGACAAGTTAAAccaaattaacataaatataatataatgtatGTAGGGCCTATACTTGTGTTAAAAtcagttaatttttttctcactacttatatattaatattttacaccgTATTTCggtttgtaaaataaatctaaTTTGGAATTTAATCTATTAAGATGGTTTAAATAAGATAGCGAACTTTAATAACTATCTCGATTTTGAGCATTTTGCTGCTTTTACCTACTCGCTggttttaatttacttttgtttCCTTCGGATATTTTCACACAGGTTGTACGTGCTGCTTTAGCTTGATTCTTGTCAAAAATTTTACAATCTGAATTCTAATTACTCCCTTGATTTTTGAAATGAGGGACGACACGTTGATATTGCCTCAAATCGTAAATCTGAATTCGAACCCTCCCAGGGATTACAATTCATTTTACCAACATTCAACTAATGATCAGTTTACTTCGGATTTAAGATCTGTTGACATGTATCTCGTAAACAAGCAATGCAGTACCAAGTACGACATTCCTCAACAAAACGATCCGTCAATTAGAAATTTTGTATCTAAGGATTCGTCAATAAAGGATTCTCTTCCACGGGAGTCTCTATATAGGGAATCTGTCAAAAGGGGCTATAATATTGCTTTCGAAGCGAAAAATGATGATCCTGTAATCAAACGCAGAACCTTTTCACCAAACATCAATTTTTCCAACAGCAATAACATCAATCATAACGCAAGTGCTAACCTTAACGCCAGCTTAACCAACTACACACTTGCTCCGCGTAGCTGTGTCGACGTCACTCCCAACAGCGATTTAATTGAAAAGATAACATCGGTGTCAACTACAAATGTTAAGAAAATCATGGAGCTGTTGACCAAGAGCACGTCTATTAGAGATTTCCAAACGCAACTGCAGTCGTTGATGTTCACTTTGTGTGCCgatttacacaaatacaacTACCAGGAAATCGAGCACTTGAACAAGAGGGTTAACTACCTGAGCGACGAAAAGAATCTCCTTACAAACATCGTAAAATCGCAGTACGAGTCGATAAAGGTGAGTTTACTATTGGTATTAACTAGGCATATAGGTACTACCCATTATGTATTGTTTGTAatgtacttttatttatctctGTTTTAGAGGATGAAGGCTGACGAATCGAGCATTATTAGGATCGAGGAGGAAAATATGGCCCTTAAGTCTGAACTGAACAAGATGAGGTCGGTGGTGAACAACTTAGTTTACAAGAACGATTCGAGCGACACGATCAACAACTTTGACCACAGGTAACCATAAACGCCAGTACAAATCACATTCAGGATGCCTCCGGATGTATTCTAAAACGAAGATGTAATTTCTTAACCtatatgaatatattattttgtaatgtgtatgaatgTGTCAATGGAATCCGTCTTAAAATTGAATTGGAACAACACTAAATAGAAATATGATCAATATATAGAAATACTGTAATGAAAAGtaaactatatatttagaattaaataatatttagttgattttatacacactaaaaGACGTTGAGTGCTATGGGGAAACAATACTCATTTTGttcagtttaatttatatatattttaattttttacatgAAATTCAATTaatttcattatattttaacacatttgttgatttttgtagtttatatgtatttttatccgTCTTCCAGTGATGATTTTACATCAATGGCTCTTTTTGTCatatttgtaacatatttgatacaattttaatctCACCTTGATAAATATCTAAGTAACTCAATCATAATACAGTTTGAGCACACATGGCTGGTTCTAATAATCTTTTGTGGAAGTTTAAGGGAAGCACAGGACCGTTTAACGTGTTGGCTTCAGTGACTTTGCCCTGTGAGGTGGCCCAGGTTCGGGAAAAGCTTAAAGTCAATTTTGGACTGTCAGAATCGACCTCCATCGATTTCGTAATATATTTGGACAGTGACCCGGAAGTGGTAGTGTCGGACTACTACGTGCTCCCAGTGAattcaaaaatatatacaaggCGTTGCACCTCAGAGGAGGCATCGGCACTGATAAATAACGCAAACACCCTGTTCAAAAGTAGCGGAAAAGATAACGTAACCTTTAAATTAGGAAACGAAGGAGATGACGCGGGAGACGATGACGAATTTAAGGAAATCGATTTCATGTTTAACATGGATGACCTGTATGAAACGTCTAGCAAGGCGGAAACGTCAAACataaatgaagaagaagaagagttGAAAATAGTGGAACTGATGAAAGGACAGAACGCGTACGACACAAACCAGTACGACTCATTGTCAAGAAGATACTACAAGAATAGaacgctgctgaagcagaGTAATTTATCAACCAGCAGTATGCCAATAACTGCAGGAACAACAGCTGCAGCTGGCTACAGCAGCGCGGGCACATCAGGAGTTCAAATACCTAATAGAATGTACGCACACGACATGGAAGACCAGAGTGAGATAATACCAGTGGACGCAGACTATATATGCCACATGTGCGGAGAGAGAGGACATCACATAAGAAACTGCACAAACGTTGAAGGAAAGAGACTGTCGAAGAAAATAAGATCATCCACAGGCATCCCAAATGACTTTTTAACACCAATTAGTTTTAACGACATAGCAAAATATGATGAGGTGTATATGCTAAAAGGTAAACAAcagtataatataatagtagtaacacaTGGATGTTGATGGCACATAGCGTTTGCAACTGCAACTACTAATTGAATATTTAGATGGCACCTTTGCAATCATGAGGGAGGCGGAATCTGTATCCGGTGGAGCATTTTTCACAAAAACAGTGGACCAGAGAATACAAGTGCACCTAGGCATAAGTGAAAAGGACTCGCAGGCACTGTCAAAGGGGTTCAAGTGCACAATTTGCCTCTGTTACTTTAACAATCCTGTGACAACGCTGTGCTGCGGTGAAACGTTCTGCCTAGATTGCATAATAGGGAAGACGAACACGACCTTCAC is a window of Theileria orientalis strain Shintoku DNA, chromosome 2, complete genome DNA encoding:
- a CDS encoding ribosomal protein S9/S16 — its product is MLNHNIFRFKRFVLIFLIFCTIPCPSYCFIVSSKGLFILKSHIYRSPCKIDTLKYSKKEGNFLLNNRINVDSSDEDNQTYSLNSEDDNNSVYLDLDNKNDSENVDFLPNDSSQKSGEKKNNLDFDKFEFDPETYKKMVDSFALYKGPSYSLSEYNRELPEGCKTIADFLEYPRNYNFFKSAEIVSQGIDYGLEGSLYDDDGLSEVKRMEGPYLKSSYETMGKLAESTEKRYTTREDEEDEVEPEKMYDILKDRKKVEDFDEKQVDEESENVNHGQSKANRKDDVPLSKINPNYFMFDSHGHLQYYLKYINDYKYDLFSYHNKNEEKPSFYLNYEYTKKIERPFPPSRDHTEKLREYFISLLPTLMDRLVELIKNDPNKNNTPSPPMHDLSLLLNFNQPKYLFEDEDEYDENGNPLVDKDQKYYEKYASLKGIHEPENDLIYPYSNTEPVLLRKLLSTYLEMHNTRDLGPLPTYRKYKSRSKYLKAATFPTHTKPPEPISDIDHGNYLEKWKNLPRYEIRTKLYERGKKKRGQAMVYLEPGNGNIIINNKDGYQYVCYNEFRLREILEPLSSLRLKRNFNIVAKAHGGGISGQSVAIRHALVKYLYRILSPKLKPILRKFDLVSIDRRRVERKKTNLRKARKKEMYSKR
- a CDS encoding uncharacterized protein (RNA polymerase Rpb7, N-terminal domain containing protein), whose translation is MFKVFVIEDIVTLNVSEYVGDKRNILFQKLSNKYINKVVHGVGLAIALDGDFLKCESRILPNDGSAHYKLIFKLLVFSPVINEVFKANYRPDSLVIFTDEINGYWLKIDENTDVPIKTDNVVEFKILDIIYNQEGG
- a CDS encoding uncharacterized protein (zinc finger, RING-type domain containing protein), whose amino-acid sequence is MAGSNNLLWKFKGSTGPFNVLASVTLPCEVAQVREKLKVNFGLSESTSIDFVIYLDSDPEVVVSDYYVLPVNSKIYTRRCTSEEASALINNANTLFKSSGKDNVTFKLGNEGDDAGDDDEFKEIDFMFNMDDLYETSSKAETSNINEEEEELKIVELMKGQNAYDTNQYDSLSRRYYKNRTLLKQSNLSTSSMPITAGTTAAAGYSSAGTSGVQIPNRMYAHDMEDQSEIIPVDADYICHMCGERGHHIRNCTNVEGKRLSKKIRSSTGIPNDFLTPISFNDIAKYDEVYMLKDGTFAIMREAESVSGGAFFTKTVDQRIQVHLGISEKDSQALSKGFKCTICLCYFNNPVTTLCCGETFCLDCIIGKTNTTFTNKITCPTCRRNIKMTDLQANTSLKKTVQALILGNVDVLKNVNKEQETKEEETNGKTENKQDKISLFNIESLKRQKVQVDKYLAKYRTYKNLI
- a CDS encoding uncharacterized protein (P60-like family protein), with translation MSKKSKRIKKRINSSIDDKYIDSYVNKDKQLKPESLFKYDIIGKLSLKEPKSIETRKSKHFKIKNSPEVAKLKKLKRKLLLSDKMLIDADSTADAINIDADVDDIWNDAIYEDGGKKINKIKNINQLIPAVEMPHPGQSYNPKPDDYVSLINHSVNIINLSKKDEIADGKLLNTHKNIFERASALKSENVDDDQVKELESTNDTDELEDEVMEGKKVQKRKSRTERNKLKALKEENRKKMVIKSIKKLKNDVDHIKKLNTAIKKLDSSSKHGDDVKKFKRYLNRLISGEIPTKIGNKKFYKDPPEVILNEEIISEKKDEKEESADDKAPKNISIKNIQNVDENPVKNVYKSIYRRGLLPPPPTLNSRYKNLVKRLYNRRYIYKSVLSSS